A genomic segment from Senegalia massiliensis encodes:
- a CDS encoding autorepressor SdpR family transcription factor, with amino-acid sequence MNKVFKALSDPTRRKILEYLKDSDMSAGQISEKFDISKPSISHHLNILKNAELVLWEKEGQNIIYSLNTTVVQEVMKWFLDFRGES; translated from the coding sequence TTGAACAAAGTATTTAAAGCGTTATCAGATCCTACTAGACGTAAGATACTAGAATACTTGAAAGATAGTGATATGTCCGCAGGACAAATATCGGAAAAATTTGATATAAGTAAACCTTCTATAAGTCATCATTTAAATATTTTGAAAAATGCAGAATTAGTTTTATGGGAAAAGGAAGGTCAAAATATAATATATTCATTAAATACTACTGTTGTTCAAGAAGTAATGAAATGGTTTTTAGATTTTAGAGGGGAGAGTTAG
- a CDS encoding SdpI family protein: MKKDWILIVIVLISFITTIFVYNDLPQEIPRQWGIDGEVNSYWGKEAVFFTALLPLILYLLMKFLPKIDPKKESYEKHKKAYNITIFTVIIFLIVIHWISIYVSLGHDINIQLLVNLGVGILFIIIGNYMGQIRHNYFFGIRNPWTLASEEVWKKTHRASRYVFVVLGILFIVSGFITGEIAIWLTIGGALVLVFFTTVYSYLVFKNINNK, from the coding sequence ATGAAAAAAGATTGGATTTTAATTGTTATAGTATTAATATCATTTATTACTACAATTTTTGTGTATAATGATCTTCCACAAGAAATTCCAAGACAATGGGGTATAGATGGCGAAGTGAATTCATATTGGGGAAAAGAGGCTGTTTTTTTTACTGCTTTATTACCATTAATTCTTTATTTATTAATGAAATTTTTGCCTAAAATCGATCCTAAAAAAGAATCCTATGAAAAGCATAAAAAAGCTTATAATATAACTATATTTACAGTAATTATATTCTTAATAGTGATTCATTGGATTTCAATATATGTATCACTAGGTCATGATATAAATATACAGCTCTTAGTAAATCTTGGGGTGGGAATATTATTCATAATTATAGGTAATTATATGGGGCAAATAAGACACAATTATTTCTTTGGTATAAGAAATCCTTGGACTCTTGCAAGTGAAGAAGTATGGAAGAAAACTCATAGAGCATCTAGATATGTATTTGTAGTATTAGGAATACTATTTATTGTCTCAGGATTTATTACAGGAGAAATTGCAATCTGGTTAACAATTGGAGGAGCTTTAGTCTTAGTATTTTTTACAACAGTATATTCATATTTAGTTTTTAAAAATATAAATAACAAATAA